A window from Sphingobacterium hotanense encodes these proteins:
- a CDS encoding HupE/UreJ family protein — protein sequence MSDFSIYFQLGWQHILDLNGYDHILFVMVLCCSYVLKDWKKILWLVTAFTVGHSVTLALAAFKVLNVNSDWIEFLIPVTILITALYNLPKRRKQRSPALLYSMALAFGFIHGLGFSNYLQSLLGKEANIFWPLLSFNLGLEFGQLIIVFFVILLSELMLKIFSVTNRDWSFFLSSAVVGISLIMALERIPV from the coding sequence ATGAGCGACTTTTCTATCTATTTCCAACTTGGTTGGCAACATATTCTTGATTTGAATGGATATGACCACATACTTTTTGTAATGGTACTCTGCTGTAGCTATGTGCTGAAAGATTGGAAGAAGATATTGTGGCTGGTTACAGCCTTTACAGTCGGCCATTCCGTAACCCTAGCGCTTGCAGCCTTCAAGGTATTGAATGTCAATTCAGATTGGATAGAATTCCTAATTCCAGTTACTATATTAATTACAGCATTATACAATCTCCCAAAACGTAGAAAACAACGGAGTCCGGCATTGCTATACAGCATGGCGCTAGCATTTGGATTTATCCATGGATTAGGATTTTCTAATTATTTACAATCCCTTTTAGGAAAAGAGGCAAATATCTTTTGGCCGTTGCTTTCCTTCAACCTCGGTTTAGAATTCGGTCAACTTATCATCGTGTTCTTTGTTATCCTTCTGTCTGAACTGATGTTGAAGATCTTTAGTGTGACGAATAGAGATTGGAGTTTCTTCCTCTCGTCAGCCGTTGTCGGTATTTCATTAATTATGGCTCTAGAACGTATTCCAGTTTAA